The Streptomyces nitrosporeus genome includes a window with the following:
- a CDS encoding SDR family oxidoreductase — translation MATHLITGAGSGIGAAVARRLLERGDELVLLARDAGRARELAALHPGSRTLVGDLANPDRLSWALGQQTVPERLDSLLHIAGAVELGRIGDLTPKTWHSQLNTNLVAPAELTRLLLPQIRVSRGHVVFVNSGAGLNAHAEWGAYAASKHGLKALADSLRHEEHGNGVRVTSVYPGRTASPMQAKVHQQEGKEYDPARWIDPESVATTILLALDLPRDAEINDLTVRPGH, via the coding sequence ATGGCTACTCATCTCATCACCGGGGCCGGCTCCGGCATCGGCGCGGCCGTCGCCCGCCGCCTCCTGGAACGCGGCGACGAGCTCGTCCTGCTGGCCCGCGACGCCGGCCGCGCCAGGGAGCTGGCCGCGCTCCACCCCGGCTCCCGTACGCTCGTCGGCGACCTCGCCAACCCCGACCGGCTGTCCTGGGCCCTCGGGCAGCAGACCGTGCCCGAGCGGCTGGACTCGCTGCTGCACATCGCCGGTGCCGTCGAACTCGGCCGGATCGGCGACCTCACCCCGAAGACCTGGCACTCCCAGCTCAACACCAACCTCGTCGCCCCCGCCGAACTGACCCGGCTGCTGCTGCCGCAGATCCGGGTCAGCCGGGGACACGTCGTCTTCGTCAACTCGGGCGCCGGACTGAACGCACACGCCGAATGGGGCGCCTACGCCGCGAGCAAGCACGGCCTCAAGGCGCTCGCCGACTCGCTGCGCCACGAGGAACACGGCAACGGGGTCCGGGTCACCTCCGTCTACCCGGGACGTACGGCGAGCCCCATGCAGGCCAAGGTCCACCAGCAGGAGGGCAAGGAGTACGACCCCGCCCGCTGGATCGACCCCGAGTCGGTCGCGACGACGATCCTGCTCGCCCTCGACCTGCCCCGCGACGCCGAGATCAACGACCTGACGGTCCGCCCCGGACACTGA
- a CDS encoding TIGR00730 family Rossman fold protein, with protein sequence MNICVFLSAADLDDRYTVPAREFAELLGRGGHTLVWGGSESGLMKVVADGVQEAGGRLVGVSVDFLAAKARTNADEMVIAGDLAERKALLLEKADAIVIMVGGTGTLDEATEILELKKHGKHTKPVVLLNTDGFYDGLRQQFQRMEDEGFLPIPLTDLVFFATDGVGALAYLEESAGLR encoded by the coding sequence ATGAACATCTGCGTCTTCCTCTCCGCCGCCGACCTCGACGACCGCTACACCGTCCCCGCCCGCGAGTTCGCCGAGCTGCTGGGCCGGGGCGGGCACACCCTGGTCTGGGGCGGGTCCGAGAGCGGGCTGATGAAGGTCGTCGCCGACGGGGTCCAGGAGGCGGGCGGACGGCTCGTGGGGGTGTCGGTGGACTTCCTCGCGGCGAAGGCGCGGACGAACGCGGACGAGATGGTCATAGCCGGGGACCTGGCCGAACGCAAGGCGCTCCTGCTGGAGAAGGCCGACGCGATCGTGATCATGGTCGGCGGTACGGGCACCCTCGACGAGGCCACCGAGATCCTGGAGCTGAAGAAGCACGGCAAGCACACCAAGCCCGTCGTCCTGCTGAACACCGACGGCTTCTACGACGGCCTGCGGCAGCAGTTCCAGCGCATGGAGGACGAGGGCTTCCTGCCGATCCCCCTCACCGACCTGGTCTTCTTCGCCACGGACGGCGTCGGCGCGCTCGCCTACCTGGAGGAGTCCGCCGGCCTGCGGTGA
- a CDS encoding DUF427 domain-containing protein has protein sequence MTPVPAHRGHRITVEPGTEHVRVVHDGRVVAESRRPLVLRETGCPVRYYLPPEDVRADLLTPSPTRTHCPFKGDASYWSLPGGEDAVWAYREPREEVAAIRGHLCFYGTEVVPEPA, from the coding sequence ATGACACCCGTACCGGCACACCGAGGTCACCGCATCACCGTCGAGCCCGGCACCGAGCACGTACGCGTGGTCCACGACGGGCGGGTGGTCGCGGAGAGCCGCCGCCCGCTCGTGCTGCGTGAGACGGGCTGCCCGGTCCGCTACTACCTGCCGCCCGAGGACGTGCGCGCGGATCTGCTGACCCCCTCGCCCACGCGTACGCACTGCCCGTTCAAGGGGGACGCCTCCTACTGGTCGCTGCCGGGCGGCGAGGACGCCGTCTGGGCCTACCGGGAGCCGCGGGAGGAGGTGGCCGCGATCCGCGGCCACCTCTGCTTCTACGGCACCGAGGTGGTCCCGGAACCCGCCTGA
- a CDS encoding alpha/beta hydrolase → MDKILSRDGTVIAYRRRGEGPPVVLVGGALGTSADDAVLAALLEPRFTVVTYDRRGRGASGDTGPYAVCRETEDLAAVVERAGGHGARVSVFGMLSGGALVLEAAAAGVPMDRLAVFEPPYTPGPDGRLYKARCTALLRELLAAGDRAGAVALYLSRSGVPEPTVARMRRAPLWAGLEAVAHTLAYDDALLGDGSVPVERLASVTARALVVTGGFSTARAHRTTLALAAALPRARHRTLTGQTRELAPQAIAPVLADFFGRDVFARLAS, encoded by the coding sequence ATGGACAAGATTCTCTCCCGTGACGGCACGGTCATCGCCTATCGCCGCCGGGGCGAAGGACCGCCGGTGGTCCTGGTCGGCGGCGCACTCGGCACGTCCGCGGACGACGCGGTGCTGGCCGCCCTGCTGGAGCCGCGCTTCACGGTCGTGACGTACGACCGCCGGGGGCGCGGGGCCAGCGGGGACACCGGGCCGTACGCGGTGTGCCGCGAGACCGAGGACCTGGCGGCCGTGGTGGAGCGGGCGGGCGGTCACGGGGCGCGGGTGTCGGTGTTCGGCATGCTCTCGGGCGGGGCGCTGGTGCTGGAGGCCGCGGCGGCGGGGGTGCCGATGGACCGGCTCGCGGTCTTCGAGCCGCCCTACACCCCCGGTCCGGACGGCCGGCTGTACAAGGCCCGCTGCACCGCGCTGCTGCGCGAACTCCTCGCGGCCGGCGACCGGGCGGGCGCGGTGGCCCTCTACCTGTCCCGGAGCGGTGTCCCGGAGCCGACGGTCGCCCGGATGCGCCGGGCGCCCCTGTGGGCGGGGCTGGAGGCGGTGGCGCACACCCTGGCGTACGACGACGCGCTGCTGGGCGACGGTTCGGTGCCGGTGGAACGCCTGGCCTCGGTCACGGCCCGTGCCCTGGTGGTGACGGGCGGCTTCAGTACCGCGCGGGCCCACCGGACCACGCTGGCCCTGGCCGCGGCCCTCCCCCGCGCCCGGCACCGCACGCTGACCGGGCAGACCAGGGAGCTGGCCCCGCAGGCCATCGCCCCGGTCCTGGCGGACTTCTTCGGCCGGGACGTGTTCGCGCGCCTGGCGTCCTGA
- the mnmA gene encoding tRNA 2-thiouridine(34) synthase MnmA: protein MTQTSQRPLRVLAAMSGGVDSAVAAARAAEAGHDVTGVHLALSANPQSFRTGARGCCTIEDSRDARRAADVIGIPFYVWDLAERFREDVVEDFVAEYEAGRTPNPCLRCNEKIKFAALLDKALALGFDAVCTGHYATVRLAGDGSRELHRASDMAKDQSYVLGVLDEKQLAHAMFPLGDTLTTKDEIRAEAERRGLAVAKKPDSHDICFIADGDTQGFLADRLGGPAEGDIVDEAGAKIGTHEGAFGFTIGQRKGLRIGHPAPDGKPRYVLDISPVNNTVTVGPVEALDVTALTAIRPRWCGTAPTGPGTYTAQLRAHGGESEVTAELVDGTLHVAFTEPVRGVAPGQAVVLYDGTRVVGSATIATTARRERAAAG from the coding sequence ATGACTCAGACCTCCCAGCGCCCCCTCCGTGTCCTGGCCGCCATGTCGGGCGGTGTCGACTCCGCCGTCGCCGCGGCCCGAGCCGCCGAGGCCGGGCACGACGTGACCGGTGTGCACCTCGCCCTCTCCGCGAACCCGCAGTCCTTCCGGACCGGGGCCCGCGGCTGCTGCACCATCGAGGACTCCCGTGACGCCCGCCGCGCGGCCGACGTCATCGGCATCCCGTTCTACGTCTGGGACCTGGCGGAACGCTTCCGCGAGGACGTGGTGGAGGACTTCGTCGCGGAGTACGAGGCCGGGCGCACCCCCAACCCCTGCCTGCGCTGCAACGAGAAGATCAAGTTCGCCGCGCTGCTCGACAAGGCCCTCGCGCTCGGCTTCGACGCCGTCTGCACCGGCCACTACGCCACCGTCCGACTCGCCGGGGACGGCAGCCGGGAGCTGCACCGCGCCTCGGACATGGCCAAGGACCAGAGCTACGTCCTCGGCGTCCTCGACGAGAAGCAGCTCGCCCACGCGATGTTCCCGCTCGGCGACACCCTCACCACCAAGGACGAGATCCGGGCCGAGGCCGAGCGCCGCGGGCTCGCCGTCGCCAAGAAGCCCGACAGCCACGACATCTGCTTCATCGCGGACGGCGACACCCAGGGCTTCCTCGCGGACCGCCTCGGCGGCCCCGCCGAGGGCGACATCGTCGACGAGGCGGGCGCGAAGATCGGCACCCACGAGGGCGCCTTCGGCTTCACCATCGGCCAGCGCAAGGGGCTGCGCATCGGCCACCCCGCCCCCGACGGCAAGCCGCGCTACGTCCTGGACATCTCCCCGGTGAACAACACGGTGACGGTCGGCCCGGTGGAAGCCCTCGACGTCACGGCGCTGACCGCGATCAGGCCCCGCTGGTGCGGCACCGCCCCCACCGGCCCCGGCACCTACACCGCCCAGCTCCGCGCCCACGGCGGCGAGAGCGAGGTCACGGCCGAGCTGGTGGACGGCACCCTGCACGTCGCCTTCACCGAGCCCGTCCGCGGCGTCGCCCCCGGCCAGGCCGTCGTCCTCTACGACGGCACCCGGGTCGTCGGCTCCGCCACCATCGCGACGACGGCCCGGCGGGAGCGGGCGGCGGCGGGCTGA
- a CDS encoding N-acetylmuramoyl-L-alanine amidase gives MGTHSNTGPSGDGSSRGVSRRALLIGGGAAAVGAAALAADEIRRVWWRVPGVEKPRKEGELDYAGATWTAASEANWRRADRPDDYGVDRVIVHVTQGSFASAVRVFQDPAHRAATHYIVGQDGRVAQMIRELDVAYHAGNRSFNERSVGIEHEGFVDRPQDFTAKMYASSARLTASICARYAIPVDREHIIGHVEVPGTDHTDPGPHWDWDRYMKLVRAASTAAPETA, from the coding sequence ATGGGGACCCACAGCAACACCGGGCCGTCGGGGGACGGCTCCTCGCGCGGCGTCAGCAGGCGCGCACTGCTCATCGGCGGAGGTGCCGCCGCCGTGGGCGCCGCCGCGCTGGCCGCGGACGAGATCCGGCGCGTCTGGTGGCGGGTGCCCGGCGTGGAGAAGCCGCGCAAGGAGGGTGAGCTGGATTACGCGGGCGCGACCTGGACCGCGGCCTCCGAGGCGAACTGGCGGCGCGCCGACCGCCCCGACGACTACGGCGTGGACCGGGTGATCGTCCATGTCACCCAGGGCAGCTTCGCGAGCGCGGTCAGGGTCTTCCAGGACCCGGCGCACCGCGCGGCGACGCATTACATCGTGGGCCAGGACGGCCGGGTGGCACAGATGATCCGCGAGCTGGACGTGGCCTACCACGCGGGCAACCGCTCGTTCAACGAACGCAGCGTCGGCATCGAGCACGAGGGGTTCGTGGACCGCCCCCAGGACTTCACCGCGAAGATGTACGCCTCCTCCGCGCGCCTGACGGCCTCCATATGCGCGCGGTACGCGATCCCCGTCGACCGGGAGCACATCATCGGGCACGTGGAGGTGCCGGGCACCGACCACACGGACCCGGGCCCGCACTGGGACTGGGACCGCTACATGAAGCTGGTGCGCGCGGCCTCCACGGCGGCCCCGGAGACCGCCTGA
- a CDS encoding cysteine desulfurase family protein, which produces MAYLDHAATTPMLPEAIAAMTAQLAVTGNASSLHAAGRRARRTVEESREALAEALGARPSEVVLTSGGTEADNLAVKGLYWARRDADPRRTRVLASPVEHHAVLDAVDWLAGHEGARVEYLPVDRYGRVHPDALREAILRDPDDLALITVMWANNEIGTVMPVRELAEVAREFGVPMHADAVQAFGQLEVGFADSGLAAMTVSAHKIGGPPGIGALLLGRDQTPVPVLHGGGQERHVRSGTLDVPAVASFAVAGRLAAARRADFAREVGALRDALADAVLAAVPDAVPGGDPAPGGRLPANAHFTFPGCEGDSLLLLLDAQGIECSTGSACTAGIAQPSHVLLATGTDPDLARGTLRFSLGHTSTEQDVQAVARAIGPAVERARAAGLS; this is translated from the coding sequence ATGGCTTACCTCGACCACGCCGCGACCACGCCGATGCTCCCCGAGGCGATCGCGGCGATGACCGCGCAACTCGCCGTCACCGGGAACGCGTCCTCCCTGCACGCGGCCGGGCGCCGCGCCCGCCGTACCGTCGAGGAGTCACGGGAGGCCCTCGCCGAGGCACTCGGGGCCCGGCCCAGCGAGGTGGTCCTGACCTCGGGCGGCACCGAGGCCGACAACCTCGCCGTGAAGGGCCTGTACTGGGCCCGGCGCGACGCCGACCCCCGGCGCACCCGGGTCCTGGCCAGCCCCGTCGAGCACCACGCGGTGCTCGACGCGGTCGACTGGCTCGCCGGGCACGAAGGGGCGAGGGTCGAGTACCTCCCCGTCGACCGCTACGGGCGTGTCCACCCCGACGCGCTGCGCGAGGCGATCCTCCGCGACCCGGACGACCTCGCCCTGATCACCGTGATGTGGGCCAACAACGAGATCGGCACCGTCATGCCGGTACGCGAACTGGCGGAAGTGGCCCGTGAGTTCGGCGTACCCATGCACGCCGACGCGGTGCAGGCCTTCGGCCAGCTGGAGGTCGGTTTCGCGGACTCGGGGCTTGCGGCGATGACGGTCAGCGCCCACAAGATCGGCGGCCCGCCCGGGATCGGCGCGCTGCTGCTCGGCCGTGACCAGACCCCCGTGCCGGTCCTCCACGGCGGTGGGCAGGAGCGGCACGTGCGCTCCGGCACCCTGGACGTGCCCGCCGTGGCCTCCTTCGCCGTCGCCGGGCGGCTCGCCGCCGCACGCCGGGCGGACTTCGCCCGGGAGGTCGGCGCGCTCCGGGACGCGCTGGCCGACGCCGTGCTCGCGGCTGTCCCGGACGCCGTGCCCGGCGGTGACCCGGCCCCCGGCGGCCGGCTGCCCGCCAACGCCCACTTCACCTTCCCCGGCTGCGAGGGCGACTCGCTCCTGCTGCTGCTCGACGCCCAGGGCATCGAGTGCTCCACCGGCTCCGCCTGCACGGCGGGCATCGCCCAGCCCAGCCATGTGCTGCTGGCCACCGGCACCGACCCCGACCTGGCCCGCGGGACCCTGCGCTTCTCCCTCGGGCACACCTCCACGGAGCAGGACGTCCAGGCCGTCGCCCGCGCCATCGGCCCGGCCGTCGAACGCGCCAGGGCGGCCGGGCTCAGCTGA
- a CDS encoding serine/threonine-protein kinase gives MSDLTGSGAKPLEGDDPREIGGIPLAGRLGSGGMGRVYLGVHEGRYVAVKQVLPAIAGEDQDFVRRFGHELDNLSQLPAEATAPLLASDRDARPPWLATAYVPGLTLGKALDLHGGPLPADALWLLLREAAAGLVPVHGLGMVHRDLKPSNVMLTVEGATVIDFGVARATEQSRLTRSGMVIGTPAYMAPEQATTRRDLSGAADVFALGSVLAYAGTGSPPFGDESGPAVLYRIVHEEPDLRALGELDPAFADVVRACLAKDAGARPTAAELVRLATEHGPFTAPLWPPSIREDLAAKAAFAEDVQEIELPEPVSVATIDLGGKARPKPRERRRRTRILFAVVPVVLTVGGATLAVQLLPYVFGPEDRAAAGPSVTATAPAVPTASSPGTSPSDRASPKKSPAREDGRKKDEEEDGRQGREKDDEDRAADGGAGGGADSGTGTGAGAGGAGGGSPDGPGGSGASGGSSSSGGSGSSSSSGGSGSSGDSGDSGDSGGSGDSGGTGTPSGAHRYRNGASGACLSAPSSYYLSTGTCTGAGTAWTFRYLSDGSFEIVHETGRSCLSAGILNSTVLMLSCNQSELRRWRAGPGGTLVSTGSGGCLDTGNGAVTTTRCAEKASQRWTAL, from the coding sequence GTGTCGGACCTGACGGGCAGCGGGGCCAAGCCGCTGGAAGGAGACGATCCACGGGAGATCGGAGGCATTCCCCTCGCGGGCCGGCTCGGCTCCGGAGGGATGGGGCGCGTCTACCTCGGCGTCCACGAAGGACGGTACGTCGCGGTCAAGCAGGTGCTGCCCGCGATCGCCGGGGAGGACCAGGACTTCGTACGCCGCTTCGGCCACGAGCTGGACAACCTCTCCCAGCTGCCGGCGGAGGCCACCGCGCCCCTGCTCGCCAGCGACCGTGACGCACGGCCCCCCTGGCTGGCGACCGCCTACGTCCCCGGCCTCACCCTCGGCAAGGCCCTCGATCTGCACGGAGGTCCGCTGCCGGCCGACGCCCTGTGGCTGCTGCTGCGGGAGGCCGCCGCCGGCCTCGTCCCGGTGCACGGGCTCGGCATGGTGCACCGGGACCTCAAACCGTCCAACGTCATGCTGACCGTCGAGGGCGCCACCGTCATCGACTTCGGGGTGGCCCGCGCCACCGAGCAGAGCCGGCTGACCCGCAGCGGCATGGTGATCGGCACACCCGCCTACATGGCCCCCGAACAGGCCACCACACGGCGGGACCTGAGCGGTGCCGCCGATGTGTTCGCGCTGGGCTCGGTCCTCGCGTACGCGGGCACCGGAAGCCCGCCCTTCGGCGACGAGTCCGGCCCCGCCGTGCTGTACCGCATCGTGCACGAGGAACCCGACCTGCGGGCCCTCGGGGAGCTGGATCCCGCGTTCGCCGACGTCGTCAGGGCCTGCCTCGCCAAGGACGCCGGGGCCCGGCCCACGGCGGCCGAACTGGTGCGGCTGGCCACGGAGCACGGACCGTTCACGGCACCCCTGTGGCCCCCGTCCATCCGGGAGGACCTCGCCGCCAAGGCCGCGTTCGCCGAGGACGTCCAGGAGATCGAACTGCCGGAGCCGGTGTCCGTGGCGACGATCGACCTCGGCGGGAAGGCCCGCCCGAAGCCCCGGGAGCGCCGCCGGCGGACCCGGATCCTCTTCGCCGTCGTACCCGTGGTCCTGACCGTGGGCGGGGCCACCCTCGCCGTCCAGCTGCTGCCGTACGTCTTCGGGCCGGAGGACCGGGCGGCCGCGGGCCCCTCCGTCACGGCCACGGCACCGGCCGTGCCCACGGCCTCCTCCCCCGGCACGAGTCCGTCGGACAGGGCGTCCCCGAAGAAGTCACCGGCGCGGGAGGACGGGAGGAAGAAGGACGAGGAGGAGGACGGGAGGCAGGGGCGGGAGAAGGACGACGAGGACAGGGCGGCGGACGGGGGAGCCGGCGGGGGAGCGGACTCCGGGACGGGGACGGGAGCGGGGGCGGGTGGTGCCGGAGGCGGTTCACCGGACGGTCCGGGCGGCTCCGGTGCCTCCGGCGGCAGCAGCTCCTCCGGCGGCTCCGGCTCCTCCAGCTCCTCGGGAGGCTCCGGCTCGTCCGGCGATTCCGGCGATTCCGGCGATTCCGGCGGCTCCGGTGATTCCGGCGGCACCGGCACGCCCTCCGGGGCCCACCGCTACCGGAACGGCGCGAGCGGCGCGTGCCTCTCCGCCCCGTCCAGCTACTACCTGAGCACCGGTACCTGTACCGGGGCCGGGACCGCCTGGACCTTCCGGTACCTGTCCGACGGCTCCTTCGAGATCGTCCACGAGACGGGCCGGTCGTGCCTCAGCGCGGGAATCCTCAACAGCACCGTCCTGATGCTCTCCTGCAACCAGTCCGAGCTGCGCCGCTGGCGGGCGGGGCCGGGAGGCACCCTCGTGAGCACCGGCTCCGGCGGCTGCCTCGACACCGGGAACGGGGCCGTCACGACGACCCGCTGCGCGGAAAAGGCGTCCCAGCGCTGGACGGCTCTGTGA
- a CDS encoding thioesterase family protein, which produces MAQAAAAQARQNAQATIGDSEFDRDTAVTLREEGVFDAELSAGWTIIHAVNGGYLLAMLGRALGEALPHADPFSVSAHYLTASVPGPAVIRTQVVRTGRTLSTGEASLFQYAEDGTEVERIRVLATYGDLDQLSDEVRTSAEPPAFPPLERCLGTSDGTAPIPGSSAITERLDIRLDPATVGWAVGAPSGKGEMRGWFSLADGRDADPLSLLLTVDALPPTSFELGLKGWTPTIELTAHIRCRPAAGPLRVSITTRNLAGGFLEEDADVWDSAGRLVAQSRQLARAPRG; this is translated from the coding sequence ATGGCACAGGCAGCAGCAGCTCAGGCGCGGCAGAACGCGCAGGCGACCATCGGTGACAGCGAGTTCGACCGCGACACGGCCGTCACGCTCCGCGAGGAGGGGGTCTTCGACGCCGAACTCTCCGCGGGCTGGACGATCATCCACGCCGTCAACGGCGGCTATCTGCTGGCGATGCTCGGCCGGGCGCTCGGCGAGGCGCTCCCGCACGCCGACCCCTTCTCCGTCTCCGCGCACTACCTCACGGCCTCCGTGCCCGGCCCCGCGGTGATCCGCACCCAGGTCGTCCGCACCGGCCGCACCCTGTCCACCGGTGAGGCGTCCCTCTTCCAGTACGCGGAGGACGGCACCGAGGTCGAGCGGATCCGGGTGCTCGCCACCTACGGCGACCTGGACCAGCTGAGCGACGAGGTCCGCACCTCCGCCGAGCCGCCCGCCTTCCCGCCTCTGGAGCGGTGCCTGGGCACGAGCGACGGCACCGCGCCGATCCCCGGAAGCTCCGCCATCACCGAGCGGCTCGACATCAGGCTCGACCCGGCGACGGTCGGCTGGGCCGTCGGCGCCCCGTCGGGCAAGGGGGAGATGAGGGGCTGGTTCTCCCTCGCCGACGGCCGGGACGCCGACCCGCTCTCCCTGCTGCTGACGGTGGACGCGCTGCCGCCCACCTCGTTCGAACTGGGCCTGAAGGGCTGGACGCCCACGATCGAGCTCACCGCCCACATCCGCTGCCGCCCGGCTGCGGGGCCGCTCCGGGTCTCCATCACCACCCGCAACCTCGCGGGCGGCTTCCTGGAGGAGGACGCGGACGTGTGGGACAGCGCGGGCCGCCTGGTCGCCCAGTCCCGCCAGCTGGCCCGCGCACCGCGAGGCTGA
- a CDS encoding trimeric intracellular cation channel family protein, which produces MLTELFTPSVQHALDIVGIFVFAISGALLAVRKNFDVFGIAVLAEVTALGGGIFRDVIIGAVPPAAFTDLGYFTTPLLAAGLVFFLHPHVERIQVAVNVFDAAGLGLFCVSGTVKAYDYGLGLTSSAALGLATAVGGGVLRDVLANEVPSLLRWDRDLYAVPAIVGSVLVVLCIRFETLNAYTSGIAVITTFTLRLLAMRYHWRAPRAYNRRSARGEEVPTGV; this is translated from the coding sequence GTGCTCACCGAACTCTTCACCCCCTCCGTCCAGCATGCGCTCGACATCGTCGGGATCTTCGTCTTCGCGATCTCGGGCGCGCTGCTCGCCGTACGCAAGAACTTCGATGTCTTCGGCATCGCGGTACTCGCCGAGGTGACGGCGCTGGGCGGGGGGATCTTCCGTGATGTGATCATCGGCGCCGTCCCGCCGGCCGCCTTCACGGACCTCGGCTACTTCACCACCCCGCTGCTCGCGGCGGGCCTGGTGTTCTTCCTGCACCCGCACGTGGAACGCATCCAGGTCGCCGTGAACGTCTTCGACGCGGCCGGCCTCGGCCTCTTCTGCGTCTCCGGCACGGTCAAGGCCTACGACTACGGTCTCGGCCTCACCTCGTCCGCCGCGCTGGGGCTGGCCACCGCCGTCGGGGGCGGTGTGCTCCGCGACGTCCTGGCCAACGAGGTCCCCTCACTGCTGCGCTGGGACCGCGACCTGTACGCCGTACCCGCCATCGTGGGCTCGGTGCTGGTGGTCCTCTGCATCAGGTTCGAGACCCTCAACGCGTACACCAGCGGCATCGCGGTGATCACCACGTTCACGCTGCGCCTGCTGGCCATGCGCTACCACTGGCGGGCGCCCCGCGCCTACAACCGGCGCTCGGCGAGGGGCGAGGAAGTTCCCACGGGCGTGTGA
- a CDS encoding ABC transporter ATP-binding protein yields MTDVKKKAAGAQPDGSGDEPLLKVTGLAKHFPITKGVLKRKVGAVQAVDGLTFDVRPGETLGVVGESGCGKSTMGRLVTRLLEPTGGKVEFQGRDITHLSPGQMRPMRRDIQMIFQDPYGSLNPRHTVGGIVSTPFKLQGVTPEGGVKAEVQRLLELVGLNPEHYNRYPHEFSGGQRQRIGIARALALKPKLVVADEPVSALDVSIQAQVVNLLDDLQDELGLTYMIIAHDLSVIRHVSDRIAVMYLGKIVELADRNSLYTAPMHPYTKALMSAVPVPDPRRRGAKSERILLKGDVPSPISPPSGCRFHTRCWKATQVCKTTEPPLLQLKTGHQVACHHPENGEDQAPGDAPLVTDSITVKPVEAVKPVETAKAPAAGTPESAETAGSAEAAEATGPAGVTDGDAGGAGDGAGSKAAADGEAAAAAEAEDKPKG; encoded by the coding sequence GTGACTGATGTGAAGAAGAAGGCCGCCGGGGCGCAGCCGGACGGGTCCGGGGACGAGCCGCTCCTCAAGGTCACCGGCCTGGCCAAGCACTTCCCGATCACCAAGGGCGTGCTCAAGCGCAAGGTCGGTGCGGTCCAGGCCGTCGACGGGCTGACCTTCGACGTCCGCCCCGGGGAGACCCTGGGTGTCGTCGGCGAGTCCGGCTGCGGCAAGTCGACCATGGGCCGGCTGGTCACCCGGCTGCTCGAACCGACCGGCGGCAAGGTCGAGTTCCAGGGCCGCGACATCACGCACCTGTCCCCGGGGCAGATGCGGCCGATGCGCCGCGACATCCAGATGATCTTCCAGGACCCGTACGGCTCGCTGAACCCGCGCCACACGGTCGGCGGGATCGTCTCGACCCCCTTCAAACTCCAGGGGGTCACGCCCGAGGGTGGTGTGAAGGCGGAGGTCCAGCGGCTGCTGGAGCTGGTCGGCCTCAACCCCGAGCACTACAACCGCTATCCGCACGAGTTCTCCGGCGGCCAGCGCCAGCGCATCGGTATCGCCCGGGCCCTCGCGCTCAAGCCGAAGCTGGTCGTCGCGGACGAACCGGTCTCGGCGCTGGACGTGTCGATCCAGGCGCAGGTGGTCAACCTGCTGGACGACCTCCAGGACGAGCTCGGTCTCACCTACATGATCATCGCGCACGACCTCTCGGTCATCCGCCATGTCTCGGACCGGATCGCGGTCATGTACCTCGGCAAGATCGTCGAGCTGGCGGACCGCAACTCGCTGTACACGGCGCCCATGCACCCGTACACCAAGGCGCTCATGTCGGCCGTGCCCGTGCCGGACCCGCGCCGGCGCGGGGCGAAGAGCGAGCGCATCCTGCTCAAGGGCGACGTGCCCTCGCCGATCTCGCCGCCGAGCGGCTGCCGCTTCCACACCCGGTGCTGGAAGGCGACGCAGGTCTGCAAGACGACCGAACCCCCGCTGCTCCAGCTGAAGACCGGGCACCAGGTGGCGTGCCACCACCCGGAGAACGGCGAGGACCAGGCCCCGGGCGACGCGCCGCTGGTGACGGACAGCATCACGGTGAAGCCGGTGGAGGCGGTGAAGCCGGTGGAGACGGCGAAGGCGCCGGCCGCCGGGACTCCTGAGTCCGCCGAGACCGCCGGGTCCGCAGAGGCCGCAGAGGCCACCGGACCGGCCGGCGTCACGGACGGCGACGCGGGCGGTGCCGGGGACGGCGCCGGGAGTAAGGCCGCCGCCGACGGCGAAGCGGCCGCGGCCGCGGAGGCGGAGGACAAACCGAAGGGGTGA